A single window of Flavobacteriales bacterium DNA harbors:
- the mdh gene encoding malate dehydrogenase, whose translation MKVSVIGAGNVGATCANVVAHKELANEVVIVDIKEGLAEGKALDIWQTAPINLYDSRTIGVTNDYARTAGSDVVVITSGLPRKPGMSRDDLIATNAGIVKTVTENVMKHSPNAIIIVVSNPLDVMCYCAYLTAKVDSRRVFGMAGILDTARYRAFLAEALDVSPKDIQALLLGGHGDTMVPLPRYTTVSGIPVTEMIDKDKLDAIVDRTKKGGGELVNLMGTSAWYAPGAAAAQMVEAIVRDQKRIFPCCAWLQGEYGMKDIYLGVPVKLGKNGIEEVIEIQLNDDERALLEQSAVAVREVMGVLDGMQTA comes from the coding sequence ATGAAAGTCAGTGTTATCGGAGCTGGCAACGTTGGCGCCACTTGTGCGAATGTAGTTGCACATAAAGAGTTGGCCAACGAAGTTGTTATCGTGGATATCAAGGAGGGACTCGCAGAAGGGAAGGCCCTGGATATCTGGCAGACGGCTCCCATTAATTTGTACGATTCCCGTACCATCGGTGTCACCAACGATTATGCGCGCACAGCCGGATCGGACGTGGTGGTGATTACTTCAGGTCTTCCCCGTAAACCGGGAATGAGCCGCGATGACCTCATCGCTACCAATGCGGGTATCGTGAAAACGGTTACTGAAAATGTAATGAAGCACTCCCCGAATGCCATCATCATCGTGGTTTCCAACCCGCTGGATGTGATGTGCTATTGTGCTTACCTCACTGCCAAAGTGGATTCCCGCCGGGTATTCGGTATGGCCGGTATCCTGGATACCGCTCGCTATCGCGCTTTCCTTGCCGAAGCTTTGGATGTGTCTCCGAAAGATATTCAGGCTCTGTTGTTGGGTGGTCACGGAGACACCATGGTTCCGCTTCCGCGCTATACGACCGTGAGTGGCATTCCCGTAACCGAGATGATTGATAAGGACAAACTCGATGCCATTGTAGATCGCACCAAGAAAGGCGGCGGCGAACTGGTGAACCTGATGGGAACAAGCGCATGGTACGCACCCGGTGCGGCAGCTGCCCAGATGGTGGAAGCCATCGTTCGCGATCAGAAAAGAATCTTCCCTTGCTGCGCATGGTTGCAGGGCGAATATGGCATGAAAGACATCTACCTCGGCGTTCCTGTAAAACTTGGCAAGAATGGCATTGAAGAGGTGATCGAAATCCAACTGAACGATGATGAACGTGCACTGCTTGAGCAATCAGCGGTAGCGGTTCGTGAAGTGATGGGTGTGCTGGATGGTATGCAGACTGCCTGA
- a CDS encoding T9SS type A sorting domain-containing protein: protein MKNLFAPILFLFCVAAFQGQAQTLTYDRDTTTVVKEGGKPFRFPWAGGLNFVQVSSIDMNLDGKKDLFVFDRTGNKIFPFIFQGGTDTINYKYMPEYAKFFPDLHDWVLLVDYDNDGKEDIFGYSNSGFAVYKNISSGVLDFQLIDPLVHTQTTNFPNLYVSPADIPAIADIDNDGDVDVLTFEQNGQTVEFHKNLSMETFGHADSLKFKRQPDCWGYFSENISNNKVTMNISCPYKKAAPDETDRTDHSIHSGSTVLALDMDGDNDKDLILGDISFPNLVQLTNGGTVSSALVTAQDTSFPSYDVPTDMDIFPASFYQDINHDGKRDLIVSANSQNTSENFKSVWYYKNTNTDNAPIFVKQTESLLQEDMIDLGQGANPAFFDYNADGLLDMIVGNYGYYEGGGNYKSKLALFKNVGTVNQPSFALIDRDYLGLSSLGLYNIYPTFGDMDGDGDKDMMIGDYNGVIHYYENSAGPGNPASFSLKQANYQSIDCGSFSAPQIVDVDNDNIPDLLMGERNGNLNLFPNLGTINTPMFNLDIDAVTWQSGNTVRYTILGTTNLSKLWPGDKLTVTGCTSFTNNGTFEITAVNAGSRYIEVYNAIRDDPSYDEPSGSVAIGIGFDENFGDVDVRQFGYYTGYSTPFLYKDSGKLKLLLGSESGYIYHYGNIDGNLSGTFTESDTTYMNIWEGERTTIAGADLNNDNIIDLVIGNYGGGLALFWGKLITGIEPEPVKGESSAAFVVFPNPAKDQIRIQWNTPWSQGAVPYTITDMTGKLLRSGTLVSAQQTIPTDNLAQGVYQLNLRMEDAQRYSRFVIGQ, encoded by the coding sequence ATGAAAAACCTATTTGCACCCATCCTTTTTCTGTTCTGTGTCGCCGCCTTCCAGGGGCAGGCACAAACATTAACATATGACCGCGACACGACAACCGTGGTCAAGGAAGGAGGCAAACCGTTCAGGTTCCCCTGGGCGGGCGGACTGAACTTCGTGCAGGTATCCAGCATTGATATGAACCTGGACGGAAAGAAAGACCTGTTCGTATTCGATCGCACCGGGAACAAAATCTTCCCATTTATTTTCCAGGGAGGAACCGACACCATCAACTACAAGTACATGCCCGAATATGCGAAGTTCTTCCCCGACCTGCACGATTGGGTGTTGCTGGTCGATTATGACAATGATGGCAAGGAAGACATCTTCGGATATTCCAACAGTGGCTTTGCTGTATACAAGAACATTTCATCCGGTGTACTGGATTTTCAACTGATCGATCCACTGGTGCATACCCAAACCACAAACTTCCCCAACCTGTATGTCAGTCCGGCCGACATCCCCGCCATTGCCGATATCGACAACGACGGCGACGTGGATGTGCTCACTTTCGAGCAGAACGGCCAAACCGTGGAATTCCACAAGAACCTTTCGATGGAAACTTTCGGCCACGCCGATAGTCTTAAGTTCAAACGGCAACCCGACTGCTGGGGCTATTTCAGTGAAAACATCAGCAACAACAAAGTGACCATGAACATTTCCTGCCCGTACAAAAAAGCGGCACCCGACGAAACCGATCGCACAGATCATTCCATACATTCCGGTTCAACGGTACTGGCACTGGATATGGATGGTGACAACGACAAGGACCTGATCCTGGGTGATATCTCATTTCCTAATCTGGTACAACTCACCAACGGAGGTACGGTAAGTTCAGCGCTGGTAACGGCGCAAGACACCAGCTTCCCATCGTACGACGTACCTACTGACATGGATATTTTCCCTGCCTCATTCTACCAGGATATAAATCACGACGGCAAACGCGACCTGATCGTTAGCGCCAATTCCCAAAACACCTCGGAAAACTTCAAAAGCGTATGGTATTACAAGAACACGAATACCGACAATGCACCCATCTTCGTCAAACAAACAGAATCTTTGCTACAGGAAGACATGATTGATCTGGGACAAGGCGCCAATCCAGCCTTTTTTGATTACAATGCAGACGGACTCCTCGACATGATTGTTGGCAACTACGGATATTACGAAGGAGGCGGAAACTATAAATCCAAACTGGCCCTGTTCAAAAATGTGGGCACGGTAAATCAACCTTCTTTTGCCTTGATAGATCGGGATTACCTGGGACTTTCCTCACTGGGGTTGTACAACATCTATCCGACTTTCGGCGACATGGATGGGGATGGGGACAAGGACATGATGATCGGTGATTACAATGGTGTGATACACTATTACGAAAACAGCGCCGGGCCGGGCAACCCTGCCAGTTTCAGTTTGAAACAGGCCAACTACCAATCCATCGACTGCGGCAGTTTCTCCGCACCCCAGATCGTGGATGTGGACAACGACAACATTCCCGACCTGCTGATGGGTGAACGTAACGGAAACCTGAACCTCTTCCCTAACCTGGGCACCATCAACACCCCCATGTTTAACCTGGATATAGATGCAGTAACATGGCAAAGCGGAAACACCGTGCGGTACACAATCCTGGGCACCACCAACCTCAGCAAACTCTGGCCCGGCGACAAACTAACGGTAACCGGCTGCACCAGCTTCACCAACAATGGCACATTCGAAATTACCGCAGTGAATGCCGGCAGCAGGTACATTGAAGTGTACAATGCCATCCGCGATGACCCTTCCTACGATGAGCCTTCCGGTTCCGTAGCAATAGGGATCGGGTTTGATGAAAATTTCGGAGATGTGGATGTCCGGCAGTTTGGATACTACACCGGTTACAGCACGCCCTTTCTGTACAAAGACAGCGGCAAGTTAAAACTGCTGTTGGGTTCGGAAAGCGGGTACATTTATCATTACGGAAACATCGATGGCAACCTCAGCGGTACCTTCACCGAATCAGATACCACTTACATGAACATCTGGGAAGGAGAACGCACAACCATTGCCGGCGCCGACCTGAACAACGACAACATCATAGACCTGGTGATAGGCAACTACGGAGGCGGCCTGGCACTCTTCTGGGGTAAACTGATCACCGGCATTGAACCCGAACCTGTCAAAGGTGAATCATCCGCTGCCTTTGTGGTATTCCCCAACCCGGCCAAAGATCAGATCCGGATCCAATGGAACACCCCGTGGAGCCAGGGTGCAGTCCCTTACACCATTACCGACATGACGGGAAAACTTTTGAGAAGCGGCACACTGGTCTCAGCCCAGCAAACCATCCCGACAGACAACCTGGCCCAGGGCGTTTACCAGCTCAATCTTCGTATGGAAGACGCGCAACGTTACAGCCGCTTCGTGATCGGGCAATAG
- the secDF gene encoding protein translocase subunit SecDF has translation MQNKTAIQIFTVVFALVCLFQISFTWIGYQVREDAKAYANGDLKKENDYLDSIKTKPVYNLGIKNYTYQEVQSNEINLGLDLKGGMNVTLEVSTVDLIRSMANNSQNPTFLQALQNAQEAQKHSNLDFVTLFGQEFKKLDANAQLKTIFSTLELKDKINFESTDEEVLTVIRAEANSAIDRTFNILRTRIDKFGVTQPNIQKLGNSGRILVELPGVKDPERVRGILQQTAQLEFWETYEAGETYPVLEKVNSRLAQMNVSGEGKEGADKEDALGALTSPDSTVVADSSKVTIDQTAQETATSKEDSINDALNALLGTGDSTGSDTSASAQNKSFEEWSKDNPLFAVLHPLLDSDNRLRSGPMAGYAAIKDTGKINEYLNMPEIRNLMPRDMMLRWGVKAFDDEGRFLHLYALKVTNRDGKPILAGDVVIDARQEFGQNRANAEVVMVMNPQGANSWKKITKEASSQTPKRAVAVVLDGYVYSAPTVQGEIPNGISTITGDFDIKEAEDLANVLKAGKLPAPARIVQEAVVGPSLGDEAIRSGFISFAIALILVLVYMVFYYSNAGMVANVALMANIFFILGVLASLGAVLTLPGVAGIVLTIGMAVDANVLIYERIREELHKGKGVRLALKDGYMAAYSSIVDANVTTMLTGIVLYVFGTGPIQGFATTLIIGILTSLFAGIFITRLVFIWMMDKDKGVRFSTKATENLLKNVAYKFVEKRKIYYAVSGTLILLGIGSLVTKGLNYGIDFVGGRNYVVRFDKDVSTTQIQEALKVPFGGEVPEVKTFGESNQVSITTKYMIDQEGSDVEQQVEDKLKEGISTVRPDGWEVMGSQTVGPTIADDIKQNAVWAIVFSLFVIFVYILIRFKKWQFGLGALLALFHDVALVVSCFSLLDGIVPFSMEINQAFIAAILTVIGYSINDTVVVFDRIREYLAEHKRSEMGVVINNALNSTLSRTFNTSMTVFLVLLAIFLLGGEVIRGFSFALLVGVVVGTYSSICIATPVVIDLAKKGSQEDKK, from the coding sequence ATGCAAAATAAGACTGCGATACAGATATTCACTGTTGTTTTCGCGTTGGTTTGTCTCTTTCAGATTTCGTTCACCTGGATCGGATATCAAGTGCGTGAAGATGCCAAGGCATATGCCAATGGCGACCTTAAAAAGGAGAATGATTATCTCGACTCCATCAAGACCAAGCCTGTATATAACCTGGGCATCAAGAACTATACATACCAGGAAGTACAGAGCAACGAGATCAACCTCGGGCTTGACCTGAAAGGGGGAATGAATGTAACGTTGGAAGTTTCAACAGTGGACCTGATCCGCAGCATGGCCAACAACAGCCAGAACCCTACCTTTCTTCAAGCGCTGCAGAATGCCCAGGAAGCACAGAAGCATTCCAACCTGGATTTCGTGACCCTGTTCGGGCAGGAATTCAAGAAGCTGGATGCCAATGCACAGCTGAAGACGATTTTCTCTACGCTGGAATTGAAGGATAAAATCAACTTCGAGTCAACCGACGAAGAAGTGTTGACGGTGATCCGCGCAGAAGCCAATTCGGCCATTGATCGTACCTTCAATATTCTCCGCACACGTATTGACAAGTTTGGCGTTACTCAACCCAATATCCAGAAGCTGGGTAACTCCGGCCGCATCCTGGTAGAACTGCCGGGTGTGAAAGATCCTGAACGTGTAAGGGGTATTCTTCAGCAAACCGCCCAGCTGGAATTCTGGGAGACCTACGAGGCAGGTGAAACGTATCCGGTGCTGGAGAAGGTGAACAGCCGCCTGGCACAAATGAATGTAAGCGGTGAGGGAAAAGAAGGTGCCGATAAGGAAGATGCATTGGGTGCGTTGACATCACCGGATTCAACGGTTGTTGCGGATTCATCCAAAGTGACCATCGATCAAACCGCTCAGGAAACTGCTACTTCCAAAGAAGACTCCATCAACGATGCTTTGAATGCCCTGCTGGGTACCGGCGATTCTACCGGCTCTGACACATCCGCCAGCGCTCAGAACAAATCTTTTGAAGAATGGTCGAAGGATAATCCGTTGTTCGCAGTACTGCATCCGCTTCTGGATAGTGATAATCGCCTCAGAAGTGGTCCGATGGCCGGATATGCGGCTATCAAAGACACTGGTAAAATCAATGAATACCTCAATATGCCGGAGATTCGCAACCTCATGCCGAGGGATATGATGCTTCGCTGGGGTGTGAAGGCTTTTGATGATGAGGGTAGGTTCCTTCATTTGTACGCACTCAAGGTTACCAACCGTGACGGTAAACCCATCCTGGCAGGTGATGTGGTGATTGATGCCCGGCAGGAATTCGGTCAGAACCGCGCAAACGCTGAGGTGGTGATGGTTATGAATCCGCAGGGTGCCAATTCCTGGAAAAAGATTACCAAAGAAGCTTCTTCTCAAACACCCAAGCGTGCTGTTGCTGTTGTGTTGGATGGATATGTGTATTCAGCTCCCACCGTTCAGGGTGAGATTCCGAATGGTATTTCAACCATCACCGGCGACTTCGATATCAAGGAAGCGGAGGATTTGGCCAACGTACTGAAAGCAGGTAAACTTCCGGCTCCGGCACGTATCGTGCAGGAAGCGGTTGTAGGACCATCCCTGGGAGACGAGGCGATCCGAAGCGGTTTCATCTCGTTCGCCATCGCCCTGATCCTTGTGTTGGTATACATGGTATTCTACTATTCCAATGCCGGTATGGTGGCCAACGTGGCGCTGATGGCAAACATCTTCTTTATTTTGGGCGTGCTTGCTTCACTCGGAGCGGTGCTCACCCTGCCTGGTGTTGCGGGTATCGTACTCACCATTGGTATGGCTGTGGATGCCAACGTGCTTATCTATGAGCGCATCCGTGAGGAACTGCATAAGGGCAAGGGCGTACGTCTGGCATTGAAAGACGGTTATATGGCGGCCTACTCATCCATTGTGGATGCCAACGTAACCACGATGTTGACAGGTATCGTTCTGTACGTGTTTGGAACCGGCCCCATCCAGGGTTTTGCTACCACGCTTATCATCGGTATCCTGACTTCCCTGTTCGCAGGTATCTTTATTACCCGTCTTGTGTTTATCTGGATGATGGACAAGGATAAGGGAGTGCGTTTCTCCACAAAAGCAACGGAGAATCTGCTGAAGAATGTAGCTTACAAGTTTGTTGAGAAAAGAAAGATCTACTATGCAGTCTCCGGAACGTTGATCCTGCTGGGAATCGGCTCGCTGGTGACCAAAGGCCTGAACTACGGAATTGATTTCGTTGGTGGCAGAAACTATGTGGTGCGATTCGATAAGGATGTCAGCACCACCCAGATTCAGGAGGCGCTGAAAGTGCCGTTCGGCGGAGAAGTTCCTGAGGTGAAGACTTTCGGTGAATCCAACCAGGTGAGTATCACCACCAAATACATGATCGACCAGGAAGGTTCGGATGTGGAACAACAGGTGGAAGATAAACTGAAGGAAGGAATCTCCACTGTTCGGCCAGATGGCTGGGAAGTCATGGGTTCACAAACCGTAGGCCCTACCATTGCAGATGACATCAAACAGAATGCGGTGTGGGCCATTGTGTTTTCCCTTTTCGTGATCTTTGTGTATATCCTGATCCGTTTCAAAAAATGGCAGTTCGGGCTGGGTGCCTTGCTCGCCCTGTTCCATGATGTGGCGTTGGTGGTTTCCTGTTTCTCTCTCCTTGATGGCATCGTGCCCTTCTCCATGGAGATTAACCAGGCATTCATTGCTGCGATACTTACCGTAATCGGTTATTCCATCAACGACACCGTGGTTGTGTTTGACCGCATTCGTGAGTACCTTGCAGAACACAAACGAAGTGAAATGGGTGTGGTGATCAACAATGCGTTGAACAGCACCCTGAGTCGAACATTCAATACTTCCATGACTGTGTTCCTTGTGTTGTTGGCTATCTTCCTTTTGGGTGGTGAGGTGATCCGGGGTTTCTCGTTCGCATTGCTGGTGGGTGTGGTTGTTGGTACCTACTCATCCATTTGCATCGCCACACCGGTTGTGATTGACCTCGCGAAGAAAGGCAGTCAGGAAGACAAGAAATAA
- the tatA gene encoding twin-arginine translocase TatA/TatE family subunit, which yields MLLFFDLGGGELVLIILVVLLFFGSKRIPELARGLGKGMREFKNAANAVQKEIQDSAKDLKDSTDLTKHIKE from the coding sequence ATGCTGCTATTTTTTGATCTTGGCGGCGGTGAGTTGGTGCTGATCATTCTGGTGGTCCTGTTGTTCTTTGGGTCCAAGCGAATTCCGGAACTGGCCCGGGGGCTGGGCAAAGGCATGCGGGAATTCAAAAATGCGGCCAATGCCGTGCAAAAGGAGATCCAGGACAGCGCCAAGGATTTGAAAGACAGCACAGACCTGACCAAGCACATTAAGGAATAG
- a CDS encoding calcium/sodium antiporter, with amino-acid sequence MNDYLYLLGGLIALVVSGEFLVRGAVALALRMRISTLVVGMTVVSFGTSAPELLVSVQAALGGHPDIAIGNVVGSNVANISLILGITALVAPVAVNRISVRIDWPMMMIASLLFWWFASDGHISLSEGSVFLVILVTFMTWLVIKSRREGEQGDAGVDEEGVVQRSTKPVWQSLLWVIAGCVGLAFGADWLIKGASSLAIKWGISEYVVAVTIVAFGTSVPELVTSIIASLKKETDITVGNLIGSNIFNLLGILGCTSLFSDIAVTETIRSVDVYWMMGIALLILPLMAYRFRVNRLSGFLLLITYLIYILHLF; translated from the coding sequence ATGAATGATTACCTCTATTTACTGGGCGGCTTGATCGCACTGGTGGTTTCAGGGGAGTTTCTCGTGAGAGGAGCAGTTGCCCTGGCCCTGAGAATGCGCATTTCAACCCTGGTGGTTGGAATGACGGTTGTTTCATTTGGCACTTCAGCTCCTGAACTTCTGGTAAGCGTGCAAGCTGCATTGGGTGGCCACCCGGATATTGCTATTGGTAACGTAGTGGGGTCGAATGTGGCCAACATCAGCCTTATTCTGGGAATAACAGCGTTGGTTGCCCCGGTAGCTGTGAACCGCATATCGGTCAGGATCGACTGGCCCATGATGATGATTGCGTCCCTGCTTTTCTGGTGGTTTGCTTCAGACGGACATATTTCGCTTTCGGAAGGAAGTGTGTTTCTGGTGATCCTGGTGACCTTTATGACGTGGCTTGTGATTAAGTCGAGACGTGAGGGTGAGCAGGGTGACGCGGGAGTGGATGAAGAGGGGGTTGTTCAACGGTCGACTAAGCCCGTCTGGCAAAGCCTGCTGTGGGTGATTGCAGGATGTGTTGGATTGGCGTTCGGCGCGGATTGGTTGATCAAAGGTGCTTCAAGTCTTGCTATTAAATGGGGAATTTCAGAGTACGTGGTTGCGGTCACGATCGTAGCATTCGGTACCAGCGTTCCCGAACTCGTTACTTCCATCATCGCCTCACTGAAAAAGGAAACGGATATTACCGTAGGCAACCTGATTGGTTCGAACATTTTTAACCTCCTGGGTATTTTGGGTTGCACTTCGCTCTTTTCAGACATTGCCGTAACGGAGACCATTCGCTCCGTAGATGTATATTGGATGATGGGCATCGCCCTGTTGATCCTGCCCTTGATGGCATATCGCTTCCGGGTGAACCGCCTGTCCGGATTCCTTTTGCTGATTACATACCTGATCTATATCCTGCACTTGTTTTAA
- a CDS encoding glutamine synthetase III produces MSSLTSLRFEALESLLQRLPEATNGSKESVSSYFGSKVFGMDAMREYLPDDAFESVMNAVQKGERLSRKIADQVASSMKAWSIERGATHYTHWFQPLTGTTAEKHDAFFEPTPEGRAFESFGGNQLVQQEPDASSFPSGGLRNTFEARGYTAWDPTSPAFIIGKTLCIPTIFVSYTGEALDYKTPLLKALHQVDKAATDVCQYFDKNVTKVTATLGWEQEYFLVDSSLFNARPDLALTGRTLFGHASAKDQQLEDHYFGSIPDRVAAFMRDFEKESLMLGIPVKTRHNEVAPNQFECAPVFEECNLAVDHNQLLMDVMEKVARRHNFRVLLHEKPYAGVNGSGKHNNWSLATNTGKNLLSPGSTPKTNLQFLTFFVNTLKAVHTHAGLLRASIASAGNDHRLGANEAPPAIISAFIGSQLTAILDEVVEKVGKGKMSSDVKTELKLNIGKIPDILLDNTDRNRTSPFAFTGNKFELRAVGSSANCASAMTVLNAIMAQQLRDFKNEVDQLIDKGLKKDEAIFKVLRQYIIDSKDIRFEGNGYSDEWVKEAAKRGLANIKTTPEALDAMVTKEASRFFEANDIYSERELHARHEIQLETYTKKIQIESRVMGDLATNHIIPVAIRYQNILLENVRGLKEVLAKPDYEKAAAFPLSAIQTMSTHIAVIQKAVDDMVEARKKANKLTDARAKAIAYCDNVRKYFDVIRYEVDKLELMVDDEMWPLPKYRELLFAR; encoded by the coding sequence ATGTCATCACTAACCAGTTTAAGATTCGAGGCCCTGGAAAGCCTGTTGCAAAGGTTGCCCGAGGCGACCAATGGTTCGAAGGAGTCGGTTTCCAGCTACTTTGGTTCAAAAGTGTTTGGTATGGACGCCATGCGCGAATACCTGCCGGACGATGCCTTTGAAAGTGTTATGAATGCGGTACAGAAAGGGGAGAGGTTGAGTCGCAAGATCGCAGACCAGGTGGCGTCTTCTATGAAAGCATGGTCCATCGAGCGGGGTGCAACTCACTATACTCACTGGTTTCAACCGTTGACGGGTACCACCGCTGAAAAGCATGATGCCTTCTTTGAACCGACACCCGAAGGACGTGCATTTGAATCGTTCGGTGGAAACCAACTGGTGCAGCAGGAGCCTGATGCTTCCAGCTTCCCGAGCGGTGGTTTGCGTAATACTTTTGAAGCACGCGGATATACTGCATGGGATCCGACATCTCCGGCCTTTATTATAGGTAAGACCCTCTGTATACCTACCATTTTTGTATCCTATACCGGTGAAGCGCTGGATTACAAAACGCCACTTCTCAAAGCCTTGCATCAGGTGGACAAGGCGGCAACGGATGTTTGTCAGTATTTTGATAAGAATGTTACCAAAGTAACAGCAACCCTGGGTTGGGAACAGGAATATTTCCTGGTGGATTCTTCTCTGTTCAATGCGCGTCCTGATCTGGCACTGACCGGCAGAACACTGTTCGGACATGCGTCTGCAAAAGACCAACAGCTGGAAGATCATTACTTCGGATCCATCCCAGATCGGGTGGCGGCATTCATGCGCGACTTTGAAAAAGAATCATTGATGTTGGGTATTCCGGTAAAAACCCGGCATAATGAAGTGGCCCCGAATCAATTTGAATGTGCCCCCGTATTTGAAGAGTGCAACCTGGCTGTAGATCACAACCAATTGCTTATGGATGTGATGGAAAAAGTGGCTCGCAGGCACAACTTCCGCGTGTTGTTGCACGAGAAGCCATATGCAGGTGTGAACGGATCCGGTAAACACAACAACTGGTCGTTGGCAACCAACACTGGCAAGAACCTGTTGAGTCCTGGTTCCACGCCGAAGACAAACCTGCAATTCCTGACCTTTTTTGTGAATACATTGAAGGCGGTTCACACACATGCAGGCCTGCTTCGCGCGTCTATCGCTTCTGCTGGAAACGACCACCGTTTGGGTGCAAATGAAGCGCCCCCGGCCATCATTTCCGCATTTATCGGTTCTCAGCTGACGGCCATCCTGGATGAAGTGGTGGAGAAAGTTGGAAAAGGCAAGATGTCTTCCGATGTGAAAACAGAATTGAAGCTGAACATTGGTAAGATTCCCGATATCCTGCTGGACAACACCGACCGAAACCGAACTTCGCCATTTGCATTTACAGGCAACAAGTTTGAACTCAGGGCGGTTGGTTCATCAGCCAATTGTGCATCTGCAATGACGGTTTTGAATGCCATCATGGCGCAACAACTGCGTGACTTTAAAAATGAAGTAGATCAATTGATTGATAAGGGTCTTAAGAAGGACGAAGCCATCTTTAAAGTCCTGCGTCAATACATTATCGACTCCAAAGATATACGTTTTGAAGGAAACGGATACAGCGATGAGTGGGTGAAAGAGGCTGCCAAGCGTGGGCTGGCTAACATTAAGACCACCCCGGAAGCCCTGGATGCAATGGTTACAAAAGAAGCTTCGCGGTTCTTTGAGGCGAACGATATCTACAGTGAAAGAGAGCTTCACGCCCGCCACGAAATCCAGCTGGAGACATACACAAAGAAGATCCAGATCGAATCGCGCGTCATGGGTGATCTTGCCACCAACCACATCATTCCTGTGGCTATCCGTTACCAAAACATTCTTCTGGAGAATGTACGCGGATTGAAAGAAGTGCTTGCTAAGCCGGACTATGAAAAGGCCGCAGCTTTTCCCTTGTCCGCCATTCAAACCATGTCCACACATATCGCCGTGATTCAGAAGGCGGTGGATGATATGGTTGAGGCGAGAAAGAAAGCCAATAAGCTGACGGATGCGAGAGCAAAAGCAATTGCCTACTGTGACAACGTAAGGAAGTACTTTGATGTCATTCGTTATGAAGTAGATAAACTGGAGTTAATGGTGGATGATGAAATGTGGCCGCTTCCCAAATACAGGGAATTGCTGTTTGCCAGATGA